Sequence from the Abditibacteriaceae bacterium genome:
CTGCAAGACCTTCTCTTCAACCGCAACTTCTCCCAATTGTCGTTCGAGGTCAGCGTCGGATATTCCCCCGCGACGGAAGAGGCGGTAAAGGCTCGCGCGCTCGGCTTCCTTGCCCGCTACATCCGCCTGAAGCTTGCCGAGAACGCGGTCGATCGCCGCAGTGTCGGTGAAGCGTTCGTTGAGGTTCAGCCGGAGCTTTTCGAGCAGGGGACCGGGCTTGCGGAGAAACCCTTCAATGTCCGACCAGACGAGCCTTTCGACAACCTCTCCGTTCACCGAAGCCGAGGGGCAACGGATGGCGTCGGGCCCGTGGATATATCTGGCCATCGTCTTTCCGTTGCAGTTGTAGTAGGAGTGGTAGACCTTGCCGCCCCGCACCTCTCGTCCGGCCAGCTCTTTGGGCGAGAGACGGCCTGCCTGGCCGCCACCGGCAAAGTTGCCGCAAAAGGTCAGGCCGCAGTTCGCGCAACGCATCAGCCCGCGCAAGAGGTATTTGCGCTTTCCGTCGTTGGAGGGCAGGCGCCGGTGGCTGTGCAGGGTTTGCTGCGCGCGCTCCCACAAGTCTTCATTGACGACGGCAGGAACGTCGCGCTCGATCATCTCGCGCGGTGCACCTTTCTTCGCGCGGGGACTGCCGCGCCTCCCCCAGACGTGCAAACCCTTGTAGGTCGTCTGGATGAGGAGGTTGCGCACGCGGCTGCAACGCCAGAGGCCTTCTGTTCGCTGCAGGCGCTTGTTGCGCGTCATGCGGCGGTCGAGCCGGGTGTAGACGGTTGGAATGCCGCGCGCGTTGAGGCGGTTGGCGATGGCCGGGCAAGAGAGGCCTTCGTCGCCCGCCAGCTGGTAAATCCAGCGCACGACACCGGCTTCGGAAATGCCCGCGCCCGGAATCTCGGT
This genomic interval carries:
- a CDS encoding recombinase family protein; amino-acid sequence: MNVCGYARVSTDLQREKETITTQVELIERFCREKGHTLTGIYSDDGVSGTIPLAARPGGARLMEDAREGKFKAVVVYRADRIGRDVMVNETAARELHDGLGIAFLGVGEQIDLATPMGRAMFTFQSAIGRLERESTLQRSRDATHRLAREGAWLGGIVPFGYETLGKGRDARITLCETEIPGAGISEAGVVRWIYQLAGDEGLSCPAIANRLNARGIPTVYTRLDRRMTRNKRLQRTEGLWRCSRVRNLLIQTTYKGLHVWGRRGSPRAKKGAPREMIERDVPAVVNEDLWERAQQTLHSHRRLPSNDGKRKYLLRGLMRCANCGLTFCGNFAGGGQAGRLSPKELAGREVRGGKVYHSYYNCNGKTMARYIHGPDAIRCPSASVNGEVVERLVWSDIEGFLRKPGPLLEKLRLNLNERFTDTAAIDRVLGKLQADVAGKEAERASLYRLFRRGGISDADLERQLGEVAVEEKVLQ